Proteins encoded within one genomic window of Candidatus Methylomirabilota bacterium:
- a CDS encoding alpha/beta fold hydrolase, giving the protein MPEASGIRAHRSAWLPSLAALFLLLGAPAAAQPTYAELGCSQEPGNRFYWIERAFCDLEMAGPDRANGIIIWNHGISGTNPSWRAPAPPAFRLLQARGWDVIMLKRHHLAETMPGGPLNRSVERTQQEAAAQRKFGYRKVVLAGQSFGGYVTLEAIDTSPGVFAAIALAPGVRPRGADGRFDATTVEQILQHARVGRLALVFPKNDALFGDNARGERAQPILARRELPYLMIDETSEITGHGGGASGRFALRYGLCLAEFLAAATLPAGRFSCPTPGDDWQVVRELLMRPGEEAPSLAVDPSTLPAALVSLIGLRWALLGDSLVLVAPVADPRGVRLLYRSSGSPGGVYEPKIAGDSIQAVLPNKSTVVLSPAGGGTITWTSSDRSVVLKAPLRRGAER; this is encoded by the coding sequence ATGCCTGAGGCGAGCGGTATTCGAGCCCATCGATCAGCTTGGCTTCCCTCGCTTGCTGCGTTGTTCCTGCTGCTCGGCGCTCCTGCCGCCGCGCAGCCCACGTATGCGGAGCTTGGGTGCAGCCAGGAGCCCGGCAACCGGTTCTACTGGATCGAGCGGGCGTTCTGTGACCTCGAGATGGCCGGCCCCGACCGGGCGAACGGCATCATCATCTGGAACCACGGAATCTCGGGCACGAATCCGTCGTGGCGGGCGCCGGCGCCGCCGGCCTTCCGGCTGCTTCAGGCGCGTGGCTGGGACGTCATCATGCTGAAGCGTCACCACCTCGCGGAGACGATGCCGGGAGGCCCACTCAACCGGAGCGTCGAGCGGACGCAGCAGGAGGCCGCGGCTCAGCGGAAGTTTGGCTATCGCAAGGTGGTGCTGGCCGGTCAGTCGTTCGGCGGCTACGTCACGCTTGAAGCGATTGACACGTCGCCGGGCGTCTTCGCCGCGATCGCGCTCGCGCCGGGCGTGCGCCCGCGCGGCGCGGACGGCCGGTTCGACGCGACCACCGTCGAGCAGATCCTCCAGCACGCGCGGGTCGGACGGCTCGCGCTCGTGTTCCCGAAGAACGATGCGCTCTTCGGGGACAACGCTCGCGGCGAGCGGGCGCAGCCGATCCTCGCGCGCCGCGAGCTCCCCTATCTGATGATCGACGAGACCAGCGAGATCACCGGGCACGGCGGCGGCGCGAGCGGCCGCTTCGCGCTCCGCTACGGTCTGTGTCTCGCGGAATTTCTCGCGGCGGCGACGCTGCCCGCCGGCCGGTTCAGCTGTCCCACGCCCGGCGATGACTGGCAGGTCGTGCGTGAGCTGCTGATGCGACCCGGGGAGGAAGCGCCGAGCCTCGCCGTGGACCCGTCGACCCTCCCGGCGGCGCTCGTCTCGCTGATTGGTCTGCGCTGGGCGCTTCTCGGGGATTCGCTTGTGCTCGTCGCGCCCGTGGCCGATCCGCGCGGTGTCCGCCTCCTGTATCGCTCGAGCGGGAGCCCCGGCGGCGTCTACGAGCCGAAGATCGCCGGCGACTCGATCCAGGCGGTGCTGCCCAACAAATCGACTGTCGTATTGTCCCCGGCCGGCGGGGGCACGATCACGTGGACGTCGTCTGATCGCTCGGTGGTGCTGAAGGCTCCGTTGCGCCGCGGCGCGGAACGATAA
- a CDS encoding cytochrome P460 family protein, with amino-acid sequence MEVYQAKVDDKGALLRGPDGRLVKGNLVGVFVMEKDAGWGAEYPDSLRNGEWEYARFASDGQRQNVDTKPCFECHKPEGAKDYVFTLNELRFRGK; translated from the coding sequence ATGGAGGTCTACCAGGCCAAGGTGGACGACAAGGGCGCGCTGCTGAGAGGGCCCGACGGCCGGCTCGTCAAGGGCAACTTGGTGGGGGTCTTCGTCATGGAGAAGGACGCGGGCTGGGGCGCCGAATACCCGGACAGCCTCCGGAACGGCGAGTGGGAGTACGCGCGGTTCGCCTCCGACGGCCAGCGGCAGAATGTGGACACCAAACCCTGCTTCGAGTGCCACAAGCCGGAGGGCGCGAAGGACTACGTCTTCACGCTCAACGAGCTCCGGTTTAGGGGAAAGTAA
- a CDS encoding Zn-ribbon domain-containing OB-fold protein, producing MASAERKFPAPLPNPETKPFWEAAGEGRLLLKRCRSCGEVHYYPRAHCPFCGSGETEWQPASGGGTIYSYSVMRRAEVPYAIAYVTLDEGVTMMTNLVDCDLDAIRIGQRVRLVFKPTEGGPPVPTFTPDESRGIR from the coding sequence GTGGCCTCCGCCGAGCGGAAGTTTCCGGCCCCGCTGCCGAATCCCGAGACGAAGCCCTTCTGGGAGGCGGCGGGCGAGGGACGGCTGCTGCTCAAGCGTTGCCGGTCGTGCGGGGAGGTGCACTATTACCCTCGCGCGCACTGCCCGTTCTGCGGGAGCGGCGAGACGGAGTGGCAGCCGGCGTCCGGCGGCGGCACGATCTACTCCTACAGCGTGATGCGACGGGCGGAGGTGCCCTACGCCATCGCGTACGTGACGCTCGACGAGGGCGTGACGATGATGACCAACCTCGTCGACTGCGATCTCGACGCCATCCGGATCGGCCAGCGCGTCCGGCTCGTGTTCAAGCCCACCGAAGGTGGGCCGCCCGTACCGACCTTCACGCCTGATGAGTCTCGCGGAATCCGGTAG
- a CDS encoding thiolase domain-containing protein: MTISGKAYIAGIYEHPTRKADDKSLAQLHAEVAKGALEDAGLSKRDVDGYFCAGDAPGLGPLSLVDYMGLKVRHVDATETGGSSYVLHVGHAAEAIAAGKCSVALITLAGRPRAEGMATGTAPRNYGAAAPDVQFEYPFGPTVVNMYAMCAMRHMYEYGTTSQQLAWIKVAASHHAQHNPHALLRDVVTVEEVVASPMIADPLHRLDCCVITDGGGALVVVSLDVAKRLSRPRVKVRGAGEAPKHQMGGKVDLTYSGAVWSGPAAFGEAAVTPADIKYVSIYDSFTITVLMTLEDLGFCAKGQGGKFVADGNLISGTGKLPFNTDGGGLCNNHPANRGGMTKVIEAVRQLRGEAHPKVQVKNCGLALAHGTGGSLGTRHVSATLIMERE; this comes from the coding sequence ATGACTATCAGCGGTAAGGCGTACATCGCCGGAATCTACGAGCATCCCACGCGCAAGGCCGACGACAAGTCGCTGGCGCAGCTCCACGCAGAAGTCGCGAAGGGCGCGCTGGAGGATGCCGGGCTCAGCAAGCGGGACGTCGACGGATATTTCTGCGCCGGCGACGCGCCCGGTCTCGGCCCGCTCTCCCTGGTGGACTACATGGGGCTCAAGGTGCGGCACGTCGACGCCACCGAGACCGGCGGCTCGTCCTACGTGCTCCACGTCGGGCACGCCGCCGAGGCGATCGCGGCGGGGAAATGCAGTGTGGCGCTGATCACGCTGGCCGGCCGGCCCCGCGCCGAGGGCATGGCGACGGGCACCGCGCCGCGCAACTACGGCGCCGCCGCACCCGACGTCCAGTTCGAGTACCCCTTCGGCCCCACGGTTGTGAACATGTACGCCATGTGCGCCATGCGCCACATGTACGAGTACGGGACGACGAGCCAGCAGCTCGCCTGGATCAAGGTGGCGGCGTCTCACCACGCCCAGCACAACCCGCATGCGTTGCTGCGCGACGTCGTGACCGTCGAGGAGGTCGTGGCCTCGCCCATGATCGCCGATCCGCTGCATCGTCTCGATTGCTGTGTGATCACCGACGGCGGCGGCGCGCTCGTGGTCGTGAGCCTCGACGTGGCCAAGCGGCTGTCGCGGCCGCGCGTCAAGGTCCGGGGCGCGGGCGAGGCGCCGAAGCACCAGATGGGCGGCAAGGTCGATCTCACGTACTCGGGCGCGGTGTGGTCGGGGCCGGCCGCCTTCGGCGAGGCCGCGGTCACCCCCGCCGACATCAAGTACGTGTCGATCTACGACAGCTTCACCATCACCGTGCTCATGACGCTCGAGGATCTCGGCTTCTGCGCCAAAGGGCAGGGCGGCAAGTTCGTGGCCGACGGCAACCTCATTTCGGGCACGGGCAAGCTGCCGTTCAACACCGACGGCGGCGGTCTCTGCAACAACCACCCGGCCAATCGCGGGGGCATGACGAAGGTGATCGAAGCCGTGCGACAGCTTCGCGGCGAGGCGCACCCGAAGGTCCAGGTGAAGAATTGTGGCCTCGCGCTGGCGCACGGCACCGGCGGCTCGCTCGGCACGCGACACGTCAGCGCCACGCTGATCATGGAGAGGGAGTAG
- the sat gene encoding sulfate adenylyltransferase: MPAIKDGLVEVPAHGGRLVDRVLRDAALTDARDRTRTLTRIALNARTMSDVELLAVGAYSPLEGFMGEADYRGVLRDMRLANGLPWTVPITLAVRKAAADALREGEDVALVTPWEEPIAILRLEERFPYDGREEARLVYGTDDARHPGAAYQLNRGDVLLAGKVDLLARPPLRGFEPYRLDPADARARFRELDWRTVIGFQSQQPMHRAHEYIQKCALEPLDGLFIHPLVGQTKLDELPSQVRVRCSQVLVEQYYPRDRVVLAVFPGAMRYAGARETVFHALVRKNYGCTHFIVGREYAAVEHDFTPIGVDEAFRAFAPDELGITPLFFDETFYCRRCEALTSPKTCPHGPQDRMGLSGAVVRELLGRGELVPTEFARPEVAEILRNWVRGTDVAAAPAAVPAEAPPALPVTPPAPAAPKETKAQRAERLKREINPWEHLEEIRRFAREGYQSIPAAWLNTYFRWWGVYTQGDGIGAVGGKGGEGKAVPYFMVRIRIPNGQLFSHQLRVIAGFAERSARGVADITVRENIQLHWMPVEVMPDLLESLWRVGLTTMGTCGDVTRNITGCPLAGVDADEMIDAGPLVQAVNRMLNGNPDFYNAPRKYKITITGCKAWCSYPEINDVGLTPVRHPATGEVGFAVRVAGGLSTQPHLAVPLDAFIHAAQVLPVVRGITEIFLGSDVLRHDREKARLKFLFLQHGWTAERFKSELERRIGFSLDPGVFAEPPDDVYRDHVGIHPQKQAGYVYAGISVLRGRLTVDQMRAVADLADRYGSGELRTTTMQNLVILNVRQERAAELARELAAAGFKVEASPFWRGTVACTGTEFCKLALTETKGFARWLVEEMETRMPGFDQHLKINVTGCPNSCGQHWIADIGIEGKKTKVEGTMVDAYYFCVGGSLGKHQRTARPIGYRAAATEVPAAIERLLNAYLAERRDGQTFRDFTARHTDEELRELLAGAPVGPVARDASPGRPPHGVDA, translated from the coding sequence ATGCCCGCCATTAAGGACGGCTTAGTCGAGGTTCCCGCTCACGGTGGCCGGTTGGTCGACCGGGTCCTGCGTGACGCCGCGCTGACGGATGCGCGTGACCGCACCCGGACGCTCACGCGGATCGCGCTCAACGCCCGTACAATGTCCGACGTCGAGCTGCTCGCTGTCGGCGCCTACAGTCCGCTCGAAGGCTTCATGGGCGAGGCCGACTATCGCGGCGTTCTCCGCGACATGCGTCTGGCGAACGGGCTGCCGTGGACGGTGCCCATCACGCTCGCCGTTCGCAAGGCCGCGGCCGACGCCCTGCGCGAGGGTGAGGACGTCGCGCTCGTCACGCCGTGGGAAGAACCGATCGCGATCCTCCGCCTCGAGGAGCGCTTTCCCTACGACGGCCGCGAGGAAGCGCGCCTCGTCTACGGCACCGACGACGCGCGACATCCCGGCGCCGCCTACCAGCTGAACCGCGGCGATGTGCTCCTCGCGGGCAAGGTTGATCTGCTCGCGCGGCCGCCTCTTCGAGGCTTCGAGCCGTACCGCTTGGATCCCGCGGACGCCCGCGCGCGCTTCCGCGAGCTGGACTGGCGGACCGTGATCGGCTTCCAGAGCCAGCAGCCGATGCACCGCGCGCATGAATACATCCAGAAGTGCGCGCTGGAGCCCCTCGACGGCCTCTTCATCCACCCGCTCGTGGGCCAGACCAAGCTCGACGAGCTGCCGTCGCAGGTGCGCGTCCGCTGCTCTCAAGTCCTGGTGGAGCAGTACTACCCGCGGGACCGCGTCGTTCTCGCCGTCTTCCCGGGCGCGATGCGCTATGCCGGCGCCCGCGAGACCGTCTTCCACGCCCTCGTCCGGAAGAACTACGGATGCACGCATTTCATCGTCGGACGCGAGTACGCTGCCGTCGAGCATGACTTCACGCCGATCGGCGTCGACGAGGCCTTCCGCGCCTTCGCGCCGGACGAGTTGGGCATCACGCCGCTCTTCTTCGATGAGACCTTCTACTGCCGGCGCTGCGAGGCCCTGACCTCGCCCAAGACCTGCCCCCACGGACCGCAGGACCGCATGGGGCTGAGCGGCGCGGTGGTACGCGAGCTGCTCGGCCGCGGCGAGCTCGTCCCCACGGAATTCGCCCGTCCCGAGGTCGCGGAGATCCTCCGCAACTGGGTGCGAGGGACGGACGTCGCCGCCGCGCCGGCCGCGGTGCCTGCCGAGGCGCCGCCCGCTTTGCCTGTGACGCCGCCAGCGCCCGCGGCCCCAAAGGAGACGAAGGCCCAGCGGGCGGAGCGTCTCAAGCGCGAGATCAATCCCTGGGAGCACCTCGAGGAGATCCGCCGCTTCGCGCGCGAGGGCTATCAATCGATACCGGCCGCGTGGCTCAACACGTACTTCCGCTGGTGGGGCGTCTACACGCAGGGCGACGGCATCGGGGCGGTCGGCGGCAAAGGGGGCGAGGGCAAGGCCGTGCCCTACTTCATGGTCCGGATCCGCATCCCGAACGGCCAGCTCTTCTCGCACCAGCTTCGCGTGATCGCCGGCTTCGCCGAGCGCAGCGCCCGCGGCGTGGCTGACATCACCGTGCGCGAGAACATCCAGCTCCACTGGATGCCGGTCGAGGTGATGCCTGACCTGCTCGAGAGCCTCTGGCGGGTGGGGCTCACCACGATGGGCACCTGCGGTGACGTCACCCGCAACATCACGGGCTGCCCGCTGGCGGGCGTGGACGCTGACGAGATGATCGACGCCGGGCCGCTGGTCCAGGCCGTCAACCGGATGCTCAATGGCAACCCCGACTTCTACAACGCGCCCCGCAAGTACAAGATCACGATCACGGGCTGCAAGGCCTGGTGCTCGTATCCCGAAATCAACGACGTCGGGCTGACGCCCGTGCGCCACCCGGCGACCGGCGAAGTGGGATTCGCCGTCCGCGTGGCCGGCGGGCTCTCGACCCAGCCGCACCTCGCCGTGCCCCTCGACGCGTTCATCCATGCGGCGCAGGTGCTGCCCGTTGTCCGCGGGATCACCGAGATCTTTCTCGGGAGCGACGTGCTTCGCCACGACCGCGAGAAAGCGCGGCTGAAGTTCCTCTTCCTCCAGCACGGCTGGACTGCCGAGCGTTTCAAGTCCGAGCTCGAGCGGCGCATCGGCTTCTCGCTCGATCCCGGCGTGTTCGCCGAGCCGCCGGACGACGTGTACCGGGACCACGTCGGCATTCATCCGCAGAAGCAGGCGGGCTACGTCTACGCGGGGATCTCGGTGCTGCGCGGCCGCCTGACCGTCGACCAGATGCGCGCCGTCGCCGACCTCGCCGACCGCTACGGCAGCGGCGAGCTGCGCACGACCACGATGCAGAACCTCGTGATCCTCAACGTGCGTCAGGAGCGCGCCGCCGAGCTGGCCCGCGAGCTCGCCGCGGCGGGATTCAAGGTCGAGGCCTCGCCCTTCTGGCGCGGCACCGTCGCGTGCACGGGGACGGAGTTCTGCAAGCTCGCGCTCACCGAGACCAAGGGGTTTGCGCGGTGGCTCGTGGAGGAGATGGAGACGCGGATGCCGGGCTTCGACCAGCACCTCAAGATCAACGTCACCGGCTGCCCGAATAGCTGCGGCCAGCACTGGATCGCGGACATCGGGATCGAGGGCAAGAAGACGAAGGTCGAGGGGACGATGGTCGACGCCTATTACTTCTGCGTCGGCGGCAGCCTGGGGAAGCACCAGCGCACCGCGCGGCCCATCGGCTATCGCGCCGCCGCGACCGAGGTTCCCGCCGCGATCGAGCGGCTGCTCAACGCGTATCTCGCCGAGCGGCGCGACGGGCAGACCTTCCGCGACTTCACTGCGCGCCACACCGACGAGGAGCTGCGCGAGCTGCTGGCCGGAGCACCGGTCGGGCCGGTCGCGCGCGACGCCTCTCCGGGTCGTCCGCCCCACGGCGTCGACGCCTAG
- a CDS encoding amidohydrolase family protein: MTGKAISADSHMDLTFLPPDTFISRVPAQFRERAPRVVDRDGAKYWMTGGDELGRYGYYGPGLTGGKRGKILADNGFTSGHTRPSDTVARRQDQERDGVEAEIIYGIIGISRRLFGVGISDPELLTAVYRAYNDWIAEFGRSAPGRYFGLGCLPNHDAQAAAAEARRCAELGLRGAVFVPWGCKFPVWHEMWEPMWTAAEEADLVISFHVFEGGGATVGYEIQGIKNPACTGAWVVVAPGQMDEILASVILSGVCERHPRLRLVLGESGIGWLPYLLERMDDTYEERLADDLKLSLPPSAYFKRQIYATFQKDFHGVRAMAEIAPDNVMWGSDYPHRDGTWPFSQKAIDEQFRGIDEGVKRKMLWDNVRRVYRITP; this comes from the coding sequence ATGACCGGCAAGGCAATATCGGCCGACAGCCACATGGACCTGACCTTCCTGCCTCCGGACACCTTCATCTCTCGCGTGCCGGCGCAATTTCGTGAGCGGGCGCCGCGAGTGGTCGACCGCGACGGCGCCAAGTACTGGATGACCGGCGGCGACGAGCTCGGGCGCTACGGCTACTACGGCCCCGGGTTGACCGGGGGGAAGCGCGGCAAGATTCTCGCGGACAACGGCTTCACGTCCGGCCACACGCGCCCCTCGGACACGGTGGCGCGGCGCCAGGACCAGGAGCGCGACGGCGTCGAGGCCGAGATCATCTACGGCATCATCGGCATCTCCCGGCGCCTCTTCGGCGTGGGGATCAGCGACCCCGAGCTGCTCACGGCGGTGTACCGCGCATACAACGACTGGATCGCGGAGTTCGGCCGCTCGGCCCCCGGGCGCTACTTCGGGCTCGGCTGCCTGCCGAACCACGATGCCCAAGCCGCGGCCGCCGAGGCGCGGCGCTGCGCCGAGCTCGGCCTTCGCGGCGCGGTCTTCGTGCCGTGGGGATGCAAGTTCCCCGTGTGGCACGAGATGTGGGAGCCGATGTGGACGGCCGCCGAAGAGGCCGACCTCGTCATCTCCTTCCACGTCTTCGAGGGCGGCGGCGCCACCGTGGGCTACGAGATCCAGGGCATCAAGAACCCGGCCTGCACGGGCGCATGGGTCGTGGTCGCGCCCGGCCAGATGGACGAGATCCTGGCGTCCGTGATCCTCTCGGGCGTGTGCGAGCGTCACCCGCGCCTCCGCCTCGTCCTGGGCGAGAGCGGCATTGGGTGGCTGCCCTATCTCCTCGAGCGCATGGACGACACGTACGAGGAGCGCCTGGCCGACGACCTCAAGCTGTCGCTGCCGCCCAGCGCGTACTTCAAGCGGCAGATCTACGCCACCTTTCAGAAGGATTTCCACGGCGTGCGGGCCATGGCCGAGATCGCGCCCGACAACGTGATGTGGGGCTCGGACTACCCGCACCGCGACGGCACGTGGCCGTTCTCGCAGAAAGCCATAGACGAGCAGTTCCGCGGCATCGACGAGGGCGTCAAACGAAAGATGCTCTGGGACAACGTCCGCCGCGTCTACCGGATTACGCCCTAG
- a CDS encoding aldehyde ferredoxin oxidoreductase C-terminal domain-containing protein — protein MRTYYDIQLDDRTIEKRELEGEAVVKAGRYLIAKTLLGLGAATVDPLSPQNPLIFSAGPFAGTSFSNANRTSVGCKSPLTGGVKEANGGGTFSYGLGQLKIAGFTLLGASQSWVVIHFRKDGSIGFDDAAPYLGKGNFEANDMLHAKYGKKVTIALCGPVGEYQGLLGGIAFSDKDGRPARLAARGGVGAVMGSKKVKAIVVDLDKIPPFHEPKKVNASIKEYAKMLLADGIVQNFYAKVGTMGMADVQNQMGGLPVRNFSAGRLADVSAGEKFKMGGDYIGQLNTSRGGEQTHACMPGCVIQCSNVYHDANGKEVVSPVEYETLGLLGTNCGISDPDDLAQLNYVANDLGVDTIELGATLAVLMEAGLGVFGDVKFMADCLVEIRKGTEKGRLWAQGTARVGEHYKVSRVPVIKKQAISAYDPRVVEATGISMMATAQGADHTSGNLPRLKTREMDLESLLSQSLLHQTRVAANDSLGLCIFGMSVTNPNTEWLTNAINAAHGTTLTPDFFEALGRDALRLEKEFNRQAGFTEKDDELPAFFYTEALPPTNHVARFHGADVHQMYDRLPA, from the coding sequence ATGCGCACGTACTACGACATCCAGCTGGACGACCGCACCATCGAGAAGCGAGAGCTCGAGGGCGAGGCCGTAGTCAAGGCCGGCCGCTATCTCATCGCCAAGACCCTCCTCGGCCTCGGCGCGGCCACTGTGGATCCGCTGTCACCGCAAAACCCGCTCATCTTCTCGGCCGGCCCCTTCGCCGGCACGAGCTTCTCCAACGCCAACCGCACGAGCGTCGGCTGCAAGAGCCCGCTGACCGGCGGCGTCAAGGAGGCCAACGGCGGCGGCACGTTCAGTTACGGCCTCGGCCAACTGAAGATCGCCGGGTTTACGCTCCTCGGCGCGTCGCAGAGCTGGGTGGTCATCCACTTCAGGAAGGACGGCAGCATCGGGTTCGACGACGCCGCGCCGTACCTGGGCAAGGGCAACTTCGAAGCGAACGACATGCTCCACGCCAAGTACGGCAAGAAGGTCACGATCGCGCTCTGCGGCCCCGTCGGCGAGTACCAGGGCCTGCTGGGCGGCATCGCCTTCAGCGACAAGGACGGCCGTCCGGCGCGGCTGGCGGCGCGCGGCGGTGTCGGCGCGGTGATGGGATCGAAGAAGGTCAAGGCCATCGTGGTGGACCTCGACAAGATCCCGCCCTTCCACGAGCCCAAGAAGGTCAATGCCAGCATCAAGGAATACGCCAAGATGCTGCTGGCCGACGGCATCGTCCAGAACTTCTACGCCAAGGTCGGCACCATGGGCATGGCCGACGTCCAGAACCAGATGGGCGGCCTGCCGGTGCGCAACTTCAGCGCGGGGCGGCTGGCCGACGTCTCCGCCGGCGAGAAGTTCAAGATGGGCGGCGACTACATCGGCCAGCTCAACACGTCGCGCGGCGGCGAGCAGACGCATGCCTGCATGCCCGGCTGCGTCATCCAGTGCAGCAACGTGTACCACGACGCCAACGGCAAGGAAGTGGTCTCGCCTGTCGAGTACGAAACGCTGGGGCTTCTCGGCACCAACTGCGGTATCAGCGATCCTGATGACCTCGCCCAGCTCAACTACGTCGCCAACGATCTCGGCGTGGACACGATCGAGCTCGGCGCCACCCTGGCGGTCCTCATGGAGGCGGGGCTCGGCGTGTTCGGCGACGTGAAATTCATGGCCGACTGCCTCGTCGAGATCCGCAAGGGCACCGAGAAGGGGCGCCTGTGGGCGCAGGGCACGGCGCGCGTAGGGGAGCACTACAAGGTCAGCCGCGTGCCGGTCATCAAGAAGCAGGCCATCAGCGCGTACGATCCCCGCGTGGTCGAGGCCACGGGCATCTCGATGATGGCGACCGCGCAGGGCGCCGACCACACGTCCGGCAACCTCCCGCGTCTGAAGACGCGGGAGATGGACCTCGAATCGCTCCTGAGCCAGAGCCTTTTGCACCAGACGCGCGTGGCCGCCAATGACTCGCTGGGCCTCTGCATTTTCGGCATGAGCGTGACCAACCCGAACACCGAGTGGTTGACCAACGCCATCAACGCCGCTCACGGCACCACTCTCACGCCTGACTTCTTCGAAGCCCTGGGCCGCGACGCGCTGCGCCTGGAGAAGGAGTTCAACCGCCAGGCCGGCTTCACCGAGAAGGACGACGAGCTGCCCGCGTTCTTCTACACGGAGGCGCTGCCCCCGACCAACCACGTGGCGCGCTTCCACGGAGCCGACGTGCACCAGATGTACGATCGCCTGCCCGCGTGA